The following are encoded in a window of Roseimaritima ulvae genomic DNA:
- a CDS encoding NAD(P)-binding domain-containing protein encodes MNRQPTPPADTQAALLRTRVVIVGAGPIGLELAVALQRQQIPFEIVEAGAIGQTISWWAPETRWFSSNERIAIAGVPLLTNDQAKATREQYLTYLRGIVAQFGLRVRSYQPVVDIVSRDEGFRVITQAAGRQQVLACQAVVLACGGTDTPRRLGIPGEDLPHVDGYLREPHRYVGRRVLIIGGRNSAVEAALRLHHAGANVSISYRGEALPEDGIKYWLLPEIRGLCNAGRITPYLGTRAVEIHPDHVVLESTSNAGQTTTVPTDDVLSLIGYEQDKTLFKVAGIELIDDSQRPRIDEQTMQSSVPGIYVAGTAVAGTQNSSYKIFLENCHQHIDRIVAHLTGQAVDVRSAEYERQIEAQPES; translated from the coding sequence ATGAATCGTCAACCAACCCCTCCCGCCGACACTCAAGCCGCCCTGCTGCGGACCCGCGTCGTGATCGTGGGAGCCGGACCGATCGGCTTGGAGCTGGCCGTGGCGCTGCAGCGTCAGCAGATTCCGTTTGAAATCGTCGAAGCCGGCGCGATCGGACAAACCATTTCCTGGTGGGCGCCCGAAACACGCTGGTTCAGCAGCAACGAACGCATCGCCATCGCCGGCGTGCCCCTGCTGACTAACGATCAAGCCAAAGCAACCCGCGAACAGTATCTGACCTACCTGCGGGGAATCGTCGCCCAGTTCGGGCTCCGCGTCCGCAGCTACCAACCGGTTGTCGACATCGTTTCGCGGGATGAGGGTTTTCGTGTGATCACCCAAGCCGCGGGCCGACAGCAGGTGCTCGCGTGCCAAGCCGTGGTGCTGGCCTGCGGCGGCACCGACACGCCGCGACGGTTGGGCATCCCCGGTGAAGACCTGCCGCACGTCGATGGCTACCTCCGCGAACCCCATCGTTATGTAGGTCGCCGGGTGTTGATCATCGGCGGCCGCAACAGCGCGGTCGAAGCGGCGCTGCGTTTGCATCATGCCGGTGCAAATGTCAGTATCAGCTATCGCGGCGAGGCGTTGCCCGAAGACGGCATCAAGTACTGGCTGTTGCCGGAGATTCGGGGGCTGTGTAACGCCGGACGGATCACGCCGTATCTGGGCACAAGAGCCGTTGAGATCCATCCCGATCATGTGGTCTTGGAATCAACGTCGAACGCCGGGCAGACCACGACCGTACCGACCGACGATGTGCTCAGCCTGATCGGGTACGAACAGGACAAGACGTTGTTCAAGGTGGCGGGAATTGAATTGATCGACGACTCGCAGCGGCCGCGGATCGATGAGCAGACGATGCAAAGCAGTGTGCCGGGGATCTACGTCGCCGGCACCGCCGTCGCGGGCACGCAGAACAGCAGCTACAAGATCTTTTTAGAGAACTGTCATCAGCACATCGACCGCATCGTGGCCCATCTGACCGGCCAAGCGGTCGATGTCCGCAGCGCGGAATACGAACGCCAAATCGAGGCCCAGCCGGAGAGTTGA
- the cobA gene encoding uroporphyrinogen-III C-methyltransferase produces MNYALVYLIGAGPGDPGLLTLRGAECLRNADVVLYDGLSNRALLAHAAGAEHICVGKHGQSRIWTQEEIIEEMLRHVRQGRVVARLKGGDPAVFARTAEEAEALKAAAIPFEIVPGITAALAAGSYAGIPVTHRKLASAVALVTGHEEPGKSESALDWDALARFPGTLVIYMGVTTVETWTGALLAAGKPADTPAAIVRRCSLSDQQRIHCRLDEIASHLTPASKFRPPVIVILGPVTQLQATFRWFEDRPLFGQRILVARPEGQAESLAAELREQGAEVCLQPAIEIAPPESWTAVDDAWGAIAAGDTLVFASTNGVQFFLDRLATLGGDGRRLAGVRIAAVGRRTAEALQGYGLRADIVPDRFDADALAARLAPDARERRFWLVRASRGRDTLDNALNDAGGEVIRVVAYRNQDVTAADPDTAARLQAGELDWVAVTSSAIAHSLVRLFGDDLKTAKLASISPITSEALRSHGLDVDAEASEYTMDGLTQAILEHCQGGS; encoded by the coding sequence TTGAATTATGCCCTGGTTTATCTGATTGGTGCGGGCCCTGGTGACCCCGGCCTGCTGACGCTGCGAGGCGCCGAATGCCTGCGAAATGCGGACGTGGTGCTGTATGACGGGCTGAGCAACCGGGCGTTGCTCGCGCACGCGGCCGGCGCCGAACATATCTGCGTGGGCAAACACGGGCAGAGCCGGATTTGGACGCAGGAGGAAATTATTGAGGAAATGTTGCGGCACGTTCGCCAGGGCAGGGTGGTCGCTCGCCTGAAAGGGGGGGATCCGGCGGTGTTTGCTCGCACGGCCGAGGAGGCCGAAGCGCTGAAAGCGGCCGCGATTCCCTTCGAAATCGTTCCCGGGATCACCGCCGCTCTGGCCGCGGGCAGCTATGCGGGGATCCCCGTGACCCACCGCAAATTGGCTTCGGCCGTGGCCCTGGTCACCGGTCACGAGGAACCCGGCAAGAGCGAATCGGCGCTGGACTGGGACGCGCTGGCACGTTTTCCCGGCACCCTGGTGATCTATATGGGCGTGACCACGGTCGAAACCTGGACGGGCGCGCTGCTGGCCGCCGGCAAACCTGCCGATACGCCGGCCGCCATCGTGCGACGCTGTAGCTTGTCCGATCAACAACGCATCCATTGCCGCTTGGACGAAATCGCCAGCCACCTGACCCCGGCGTCGAAATTTCGACCGCCGGTGATCGTGATTCTCGGCCCCGTGACGCAGTTGCAGGCCACGTTTCGCTGGTTTGAGGACCGCCCCCTGTTTGGGCAGCGAATTCTGGTGGCCCGGCCCGAGGGCCAAGCTGAATCACTGGCCGCCGAGCTCCGCGAACAGGGCGCCGAGGTCTGCTTGCAACCGGCTATCGAAATCGCGCCCCCCGAATCCTGGACGGCCGTCGATGATGCGTGGGGAGCGATCGCGGCGGGCGATACATTAGTATTTGCCAGTACGAACGGGGTGCAATTTTTTCTCGATCGATTGGCGACACTTGGCGGTGACGGGCGCCGCCTGGCGGGTGTGCGGATCGCCGCGGTGGGCCGCCGCACGGCCGAGGCGTTGCAAGGCTATGGGCTCCGTGCCGACATCGTTCCCGATCGCTTTGACGCCGATGCGTTGGCCGCCCGCTTGGCTCCCGATGCCCGCGAGCGTCGCTTCTGGCTGGTCCGTGCCAGCCGTGGCCGCGACACCTTGGACAACGCGCTGAACGATGCCGGCGGCGAAGTTATCCGCGTGGTGGCTTATCGCAATCAAGACGTGACCGCGGCGGACCCCGACACCGCCGCTCGACTACAGGCCGGCGAACTGGATTGGGTGGCCGTGACCAGCAGCGCCATCGCCCATTCGTTGGTTCGCCTGTTTGGTGACGACCTGAAAACCGCCAAGCTGGCCAGCATCAGCCCGATCACCAGCGAAGCCCTGCGGTCTCACGGGCTGGACGTCGACGCCGAAGCCAGCGAGTACACCATGGATGGGCTGACCCAGGCCATCCTCGAACACTGCCAAGGAGGATCGTGA
- the rpsT gene encoding 30S ribosomal protein S20, with amino-acid sequence MPNSSSAKKRLRQNEKRRLANRTIKSAMRTQIRKVREAVDQGNFDLAETEARVAAKRLDRAGSKGVIHRNTAARTKSRLQHLIKTAKTAK; translated from the coding sequence ATGCCTAATTCATCGAGTGCAAAGAAGCGACTACGTCAGAACGAAAAGCGTCGTTTGGCCAACCGCACCATTAAGAGTGCAATGCGTACTCAAATCCGTAAAGTCCGCGAAGCGGTCGACCAGGGAAACTTTGATCTGGCCGAAACCGAAGCTCGCGTAGCCGCCAAACGCTTGGACCGTGCCGGTTCGAAGGGTGTGATTCACCGCAATACCGCCGCTCGTACCAAGAGCCGCCTGCAACACCTGATTAAAACAGCGAAAACCGCGAAGTAA
- a CDS encoding UvrB/UvrC motif-containing protein → MKCQHCEKPATFHITELTGADGPKVLHLCEEHARGFLSQDSPTPMASVASALAKQLKLGQTKEELAELDRKACPVCGITFYEFRNAGRLGCPYDYTHFQKDLEPLLSNIHDSLEHHGKRPKRMAPNADLQAQAIQLRREMDEAVEREDYERASEIRDQLRGLEANENQDPPADSSSESKES, encoded by the coding sequence GTGAAGTGCCAACACTGCGAAAAACCAGCCACCTTCCATATCACCGAATTGACCGGTGCGGACGGTCCCAAGGTGTTGCACCTGTGTGAAGAACACGCCCGGGGCTTTTTGTCGCAGGATTCGCCAACTCCGATGGCGTCGGTCGCTAGTGCGCTGGCCAAACAGCTGAAACTGGGCCAGACCAAAGAAGAGCTGGCCGAACTGGATCGCAAAGCCTGTCCGGTTTGCGGGATCACCTTTTACGAATTCCGCAACGCCGGTCGATTGGGCTGCCCCTACGACTACACCCATTTCCAAAAAGACCTCGAGCCGTTGTTGAGCAACATCCACGACTCGCTCGAACACCACGGGAAACGCCCCAAACGTATGGCTCCCAACGCCGACTTACAGGCCCAAGCGATCCAGTTGCGGCGAGAAATGGACGAAGCCGTCGAGCGGGAGGATTACGAACGGGCGTCGGAAATCCGTGACCAGCTGCGCGGACTCGAAGCCAACGAGAATCAGGATCCCCCTGCCGATTCGTCGTCCGAGTCGAAGGAATCCTAG
- a CDS encoding protein arginine kinase, whose translation MQQNEKLDELAGRCGEWLRGTGPESDIVISSRIRLARNLGDFPFIRRCTNEDRLAIERTVAARMNKLEDWNDVRYINVDELSEVDRQFLVERQLISRELSESEGARAVAVDPEEQFSVMINEEDHLRLQVMHSGLDLTKAWQQINHLDDLIEGAITYAFHPKYGYLTACPTNVGTGLRVSVMMHLPALVITRQIDKVFRSLQKISVTVRGLYGEGSQFTGDFYQVSNQITLGKSESELVEQVGEVVPVLIDYERRARQFLVDQNEQDLHDDVSRALGILCTAKKISSEETMHYLSKVRMGVNLGLIESVAVKKINELFIHTQPAHLQKLHGRLLGSSDRNVQRASYLQRHLSGEDGGPAELN comes from the coding sequence GTGCAACAGAATGAGAAACTAGACGAGCTGGCCGGTCGCTGCGGCGAGTGGTTGCGGGGCACGGGCCCCGAGTCCGATATCGTGATCAGCAGCCGCATCCGCTTGGCTCGCAACCTGGGCGATTTCCCCTTCATCCGCCGCTGCACCAACGAGGATCGCCTGGCGATCGAACGTACCGTCGCAGCCCGCATGAACAAGCTGGAAGACTGGAACGATGTCCGCTACATCAACGTCGACGAACTCTCCGAAGTCGATCGCCAATTCCTCGTCGAACGCCAGCTGATCAGCCGCGAATTGTCGGAATCCGAAGGCGCCCGAGCCGTCGCTGTCGACCCCGAAGAACAATTCAGCGTGATGATCAACGAAGAAGATCATCTGCGACTACAGGTCATGCATAGCGGCCTGGACCTGACCAAAGCCTGGCAACAGATCAATCACCTGGATGACCTGATCGAAGGCGCCATCACCTACGCCTTCCATCCCAAATACGGCTACCTAACGGCCTGCCCGACCAACGTCGGTACCGGCCTGCGAGTCAGCGTGATGATGCACCTGCCGGCCCTGGTAATCACGCGTCAGATCGACAAGGTGTTCCGCAGTTTGCAGAAGATCAGCGTTACCGTCCGCGGCTTGTACGGTGAAGGCTCGCAGTTCACCGGCGACTTCTACCAGGTCAGCAACCAGATCACGCTGGGCAAAAGTGAATCCGAACTGGTCGAACAGGTCGGCGAAGTTGTCCCGGTGCTGATCGATTACGAACGCCGCGCCCGCCAGTTTTTGGTCGACCAGAACGAACAGGACCTGCACGACGACGTCAGCCGCGCGCTGGGCATCCTCTGCACGGCCAAGAAGATCAGCAGCGAAGAAACCATGCACTACCTTTCCAAGGTGCGGATGGGCGTCAATCTGGGGCTGATCGAATCGGTAGCCGTCAAGAAGATCAACGAGCTGTTCATCCACACCCAACCCGCGCATCTGCAAAAACTGCACGGCCGCTTGCTGGGTTCTTCCGACCGCAACGTGCAACGCGCCAGCTACCTGCAGCGGCACCTGAGCGGCGAAGACGGCGGCCCCGCCGAGTTGAACTAA
- a CDS encoding peptidylprolyl isomerase, whose translation MVRLVCCVCGLILWGLSPVAAQSPVPAGGDPAEVICTVDEQPIYRGEFNLMLAEQLAGKSTDTASAAMRQAIALTLVRRHLAMRSLLELGGESFKAQLKQGTQQAAQQAERRGDSLDQVAERAGSDMRSLGRDLVWKIGWAQYLRSRLTEENLQRFFDANRAKYDGTKVRVSHLFVPLAAGDPEAVRQSMENLQALAARIAAADDVATEFAAAVREHSQSTSADNDGDLGWVGGQGDLPPAVSEAVMAAKVGQVVGPIRSPLGLHLLYVQQRRDGQLSREQMPDQAGLRRDAAAAMFTALVRRQRDADVQWLDESLTPPAEAAVIP comes from the coding sequence ATGGTTCGTCTGGTTTGCTGTGTTTGCGGATTGATCCTGTGGGGGCTAAGTCCCGTCGCGGCGCAGAGTCCCGTGCCGGCTGGCGGCGATCCCGCGGAAGTCATCTGCACGGTCGATGAGCAACCGATTTACCGCGGCGAATTTAATTTGATGCTGGCCGAGCAATTGGCTGGCAAATCGACCGACACGGCGAGCGCGGCGATGCGGCAAGCCATCGCGTTGACGTTGGTGCGGCGGCATCTGGCCATGAGGTCGCTGTTGGAGCTGGGCGGGGAGTCTTTCAAGGCACAGCTCAAGCAGGGCACGCAGCAGGCGGCGCAGCAAGCCGAGCGACGCGGGGATTCGCTGGATCAGGTCGCCGAACGGGCGGGCAGTGACATGCGATCGTTGGGACGGGATTTGGTGTGGAAGATCGGCTGGGCTCAATATCTGCGCAGTCGTCTTACGGAAGAAAACCTGCAGCGGTTTTTTGATGCCAACCGGGCCAAGTACGACGGTACCAAGGTGCGGGTATCGCATCTGTTTGTGCCGCTTGCCGCCGGCGATCCGGAGGCGGTCCGTCAGTCGATGGAAAATCTGCAAGCGTTGGCAGCGCGAATCGCAGCGGCCGACGATGTGGCGACGGAGTTTGCCGCCGCGGTCCGCGAGCACTCGCAATCCACCTCGGCCGACAACGACGGCGACCTGGGCTGGGTCGGCGGGCAGGGCGATCTGCCGCCGGCGGTCAGTGAAGCGGTGATGGCGGCCAAGGTCGGGCAGGTGGTCGGTCCGATTCGCTCGCCCTTGGGCCTGCATCTGCTGTACGTGCAGCAGCGCCGCGACGGGCAGTTGAGTCGTGAACAGATGCCCGATCAAGCCGGTTTGCGGCGCGATGCGGCGGCCGCCATGTTCACGGCCCTGGTCCGCCGGCAACGCGATGCGGACGTGCAATGGTTGGACGAATCGTTGACGCCGCCGGCTGAGGCGGCGGTGATCCCGTAA
- a CDS encoding DUF1570 domain-containing protein codes for MDQEKYTTGAPMLRFTTIVSALVFASSLWAQSPSMVQFQVAGQSQSGLQLINVPQRLVILGRDGWLHDTIDGVRPRVLAEIPGGFRAATAADIRGDLRNEFGRDFEVVATTHYLVVQPVGRGDRWPQLFEGLYREFVRYMDVRGVKVRTGRFPLVAVVMPDQQAMQDEFDRLDIKVSRVAGVYHLASNRVIMHDQGHAGYVAETVRHETAHQTAYNVGVHSRVSETPRWVVEGIGGLFEPAAMQGRQAGRSIQDRQQPQHTARFIRQYQVDGQLATDLQRIIADDSMFRDERQITGAYSLSWAMTFYLAERQPQAFAKIVQHTGRRAPFRAYPRDQRLEDFERLTGTNVQTFAKQLNWFMQSL; via the coding sequence ATGGATCAAGAAAAATACACCACGGGTGCGCCAATGCTTCGCTTCACCACCATCGTATCCGCCCTGGTTTTCGCGTCCTCGCTGTGGGCTCAGTCTCCCAGCATGGTGCAGTTTCAAGTCGCCGGCCAAAGCCAATCCGGCCTGCAACTGATCAACGTGCCTCAGCGTTTGGTGATTCTCGGTCGCGATGGCTGGCTGCACGACACCATCGATGGCGTCCGCCCGCGCGTGCTGGCGGAGATCCCCGGCGGCTTCCGCGCCGCCACGGCCGCCGACATCCGCGGCGATCTGAGGAACGAATTCGGCCGCGATTTTGAAGTGGTCGCGACCACACATTACTTAGTCGTCCAGCCGGTCGGTCGCGGCGATCGCTGGCCGCAATTGTTTGAAGGGCTGTATCGCGAATTCGTACGGTACATGGACGTTCGCGGCGTCAAGGTTCGCACCGGTCGCTTCCCCCTGGTCGCCGTCGTGATGCCCGATCAACAAGCCATGCAAGACGAATTCGATCGCCTGGATATCAAGGTGTCGCGAGTTGCCGGCGTGTACCACTTGGCGTCCAATCGTGTGATCATGCATGACCAGGGACATGCCGGGTATGTAGCCGAAACGGTCCGCCATGAAACGGCTCACCAAACCGCCTACAACGTCGGCGTCCACAGTCGCGTCAGCGAAACGCCGCGGTGGGTGGTGGAAGGCATCGGTGGTTTATTTGAACCCGCCGCCATGCAGGGCCGTCAGGCCGGTCGCTCGATCCAAGACCGCCAACAACCTCAACACACGGCGAGGTTCATTCGACAGTATCAAGTCGACGGGCAACTGGCCACGGACCTGCAGCGGATCATCGCCGACGACAGCATGTTTCGCGACGAGCGACAGATCACGGGCGCCTACAGTCTCAGCTGGGCGATGACGTTTTATCTGGCTGAACGGCAACCGCAAGCGTTCGCCAAGATCGTCCAACACACCGGACGTCGAGCGCCCTTTCGCGCTTACCCTCGAGACCAACGATTGGAAGATTTTGAACGCTTGACCGGGACCAACGTGCAAACGTTCGCCAAACAGTTGAACTGGTTCATGCAGTCGTTGTAA
- a CDS encoding tetratricopeptide repeat protein → MNIYSYSFSVCRTVPQWTAAGLLLMLISWSPRTTWAQSPAHEPVVARVEMQLAVGDELLDTIEKGDLLTVLEEREDAYVIVTFNGHRGAVAKVNAVRLAESVDIYSDLIKQRPEEGRLYTLRAGAWWALEKNDQALADFDKAIELGYDAAHAYSSRGLYHAAAGNFDQAIADYTVAIEKDAEDTGPRINRAAAYLASGKFADAIADYTAAIEGHPDNPAFYQQRAVALKAAGQLQAAVDDFDKAIELNPDDVAARMGRGFLHFQQQNHQAAVADFSSAIKRNPQAAVAYNNRGFNYQMLDKPAAALKDYDKAIELAPNYGLAHQNRAWLLATTKDDSLRDPAAAIEAAKAACELSEYKDISDLSALAAALAANEAFDKAIGWQEKVIEMADEQYQPFAKRMLDRYQARQAYDAEAVEKELAADGGAPSAAGR, encoded by the coding sequence ATGAACATTTATTCTTACTCGTTTTCTGTCTGTCGAACTGTGCCGCAGTGGACGGCGGCGGGGCTGCTGTTGATGTTGATTTCTTGGTCTCCGCGGACCACTTGGGCCCAGTCGCCGGCTCACGAACCGGTGGTAGCGCGGGTGGAAATGCAGCTGGCCGTCGGCGATGAACTGCTCGACACGATCGAGAAGGGCGACTTGTTGACGGTCCTGGAAGAGCGTGAGGACGCGTATGTGATCGTGACCTTCAACGGCCACCGCGGGGCAGTTGCCAAGGTGAACGCGGTGCGGTTGGCCGAGTCGGTGGACATCTATTCGGACTTGATTAAGCAACGGCCGGAAGAGGGCCGGCTGTATACACTTCGCGCCGGGGCTTGGTGGGCGTTGGAGAAAAACGATCAGGCCTTGGCGGATTTTGATAAAGCCATCGAGCTGGGGTATGACGCGGCGCATGCCTATTCCAGTCGCGGGCTGTACCACGCCGCGGCCGGAAATTTTGATCAAGCGATTGCCGACTACACGGTCGCTATCGAGAAAGATGCCGAGGACACCGGACCCCGCATCAATCGCGCGGCCGCCTACTTGGCAAGCGGCAAGTTTGCCGACGCCATCGCCGACTACACCGCGGCCATCGAAGGACATCCCGACAATCCGGCGTTCTACCAACAACGCGCCGTGGCGCTGAAAGCCGCTGGCCAACTGCAGGCGGCCGTGGATGATTTCGACAAAGCCATTGAGCTGAACCCCGATGACGTGGCGGCGCGGATGGGACGCGGCTTCTTGCATTTCCAACAACAGAACCATCAAGCCGCGGTGGCCGATTTTTCCTCGGCGATCAAACGGAACCCTCAAGCCGCGGTGGCCTACAACAACCGGGGCTTTAACTATCAGATGCTGGATAAACCGGCCGCGGCCTTGAAGGACTATGACAAAGCCATCGAGTTAGCGCCGAACTACGGGCTCGCCCATCAGAACCGCGCCTGGTTGCTGGCCACCACCAAAGATGATTCGCTGCGGGATCCGGCCGCGGCCATCGAGGCGGCCAAAGCGGCTTGTGAGTTAAGCGAATACAAGGACATTTCCGATCTGTCGGCGTTGGCCGCCGCCCTGGCCGCCAACGAAGCTTTCGACAAGGCCATCGGCTGGCAGGAGAAAGTCATCGAAATGGCCGACGAGCAATACCAGCCGTTCGCCAAACGCATGCTCGACCGCTACCAGGCTCGTCAGGCCTACGATGCCGAGGCCGTGGAAAAAGAGTTAGCCGCCGACGGCGGCGCTCCATCAGCCGCGGGGCGCTAG
- a CDS encoding ferredoxin, with the protein MIQQMTMWVLTPAVLLSAAVAQAQCCIPRGGCSDPCLTGNCGVAVSSTGMPGSVVVGGIVAGTPQTPAVQSLCGPVSSYKVVMRPQYVTETRAQCATEYREEKRYRTSTVYNTVPVVEERYRVKTINVAKTETKTVEYTELVAEKKERTVETTVSVPQWNEVTETYMVKVPTLVDVPETYTVQVPQLRDETFTYTANVPYTYTETKLKTVNNAVPVTKSRVVKVCVPTTKTQTVTKDYGHWETRVEEVYVGRSYGSASGHHYASRGYGSASCGGCATRCGSSSCCGGCGSRHGCGSHARYAGCGSSYAGCGVGQRVGGGTQTVTRRVWVPNVRTETVTVPSSETQEHIVNYTVFEQQVEQVPYECTYVAYRPETRTGTKKVVHYVPEERTRMRKAVQYSEEPRTRTRRELSYRQETKTETYPYVSYRPETRTKEISYTVNEPQSVVEPYTTTRYDRVPEERVETYIVRVPVTVMKEVQVQVCRMVPQLVPETIYPCQPGWSNVGPASVHSSGGSILLHGNTGCQGCGGCSDCAPASPSAAVPHSAPQQQVVPASEATQSDEQSAAPVPPAPVEAEEVPAAPPIEA; encoded by the coding sequence ATGATCCAACAAATGACAATGTGGGTGCTGACACCTGCCGTGCTGCTTTCTGCCGCAGTGGCCCAGGCACAGTGCTGTATCCCGCGAGGCGGATGCAGTGATCCCTGTTTGACCGGCAACTGCGGGGTGGCGGTATCAAGCACCGGCATGCCGGGAAGTGTCGTGGTTGGAGGCATCGTCGCGGGGACCCCGCAGACGCCCGCCGTGCAATCGCTGTGCGGTCCGGTGTCGTCGTACAAGGTGGTCATGCGGCCTCAGTACGTGACCGAAACGCGAGCGCAATGCGCTACCGAATATCGCGAAGAAAAACGCTACCGCACTTCCACCGTGTACAACACCGTGCCGGTTGTCGAGGAACGGTATCGCGTCAAAACCATCAACGTTGCCAAGACCGAAACCAAGACGGTGGAGTACACCGAACTGGTCGCGGAGAAAAAGGAGCGGACCGTCGAAACCACGGTCTCGGTCCCGCAGTGGAACGAGGTCACCGAAACCTACATGGTTAAGGTTCCGACCCTGGTCGACGTGCCCGAAACCTATACCGTCCAAGTGCCTCAGCTGCGTGACGAGACCTTTACCTACACCGCGAACGTCCCCTACACGTACACCGAGACGAAATTAAAAACCGTCAACAACGCGGTTCCGGTGACCAAATCGCGGGTCGTCAAAGTCTGTGTGCCGACCACCAAAACGCAAACCGTTACCAAGGACTACGGCCACTGGGAAACCCGCGTCGAAGAAGTCTACGTGGGCCGCAGTTACGGCTCCGCGTCCGGCCACCACTACGCTTCCAGAGGATACGGTTCGGCCAGCTGTGGTGGCTGCGCTACCCGCTGCGGTTCAAGCTCTTGCTGTGGTGGCTGCGGTTCGCGCCACGGCTGTGGTTCGCACGCTCGCTACGCGGGTTGTGGCAGCTCCTACGCTGGTTGTGGCGTGGGTCAGCGAGTCGGCGGCGGCACGCAAACGGTTACCCGCCGCGTGTGGGTGCCGAATGTTCGCACCGAAACGGTCACCGTGCCATCCAGCGAAACGCAAGAACATATCGTCAACTACACCGTGTTCGAACAGCAAGTCGAACAGGTGCCCTACGAGTGCACCTATGTTGCCTACCGTCCGGAAACCCGCACCGGCACCAAGAAGGTGGTGCACTACGTACCGGAGGAACGCACGCGAATGCGCAAAGCCGTGCAGTACAGCGAAGAACCACGCACCCGCACGCGGCGCGAATTGAGCTACCGCCAGGAAACCAAGACGGAAACCTATCCGTACGTCAGCTACCGCCCCGAAACCCGCACCAAAGAAATCAGTTACACGGTCAATGAGCCGCAGTCGGTCGTGGAACCCTACACCACCACGCGCTACGATCGGGTACCAGAAGAACGGGTCGAAACCTACATCGTCCGCGTCCCGGTGACGGTGATGAAAGAGGTCCAGGTGCAAGTCTGCCGGATGGTGCCCCAACTGGTGCCGGAGACGATTTACCCCTGCCAACCGGGCTGGTCCAATGTCGGTCCCGCGTCGGTGCATTCCTCCGGCGGCTCGATCCTGCTGCACGGCAACACCGGCTGCCAGGGTTGCGGCGGCTGCAGCGACTGCGCGCCGGCGAGCCCCAGCGCCGCGGTCCCACACTCGGCTCCGCAGCAACAGGTGGTTCCCGCGTCAGAGGCCACGCAGAGCGACGAGCAATCCGCCGCACCGGTTCCCCCGGCACCGGTAGAAGCGGAAGAAGTACCCGCCGCGCCGCCGATCGAAGCCTAA